GAGCTCGGGGAAGTACGACAGCACCGTGGCGTCGAGGTCGACCAGGCCCTCGTCCACCATCAGGCCGAGGGCGGTCGAGGTGAAGCTCTTGCTCAGGCTGTAGAGCAGGTGCGGCAGCTCCGGGGCGTACGGCGACCACCAGCCCTCGGCGACCAGCTGACCGTGCCGCAGCACCATCAGGCTGTGCATCTCGATGTCGGGCGCCGCCTCCATCGCGTCCAGGAAGGCGGTGATCCCGCGGGGATCGACCCCCTGGGACTCGGGGGTGCTGCGGGGCAAGTCGGTCGCGCTCACGCGGCGACCCTAGCGGGGTGCCGCCGGACCGGCCCGACCCCGCGGGGTCAGCGGTGCCGCCCGTGCCCCCCGGCCTGACGGCGGACGGCCAGGAGGACGCCGCCCAGGAGCAGCAGGCCGACCCCGGCGAGGGCGGCGGCGGTCGTGCCGGCACCGGAACCGGTCTCGGCGAGCCCGGTGCGCGACGTGGAGGTCGCGGTCGGCCTGTCCTCGTCGCCGTTCCCGGACCCGTTGCCCGAGCCGTTGTCGTCCCCGTTGCCGTTGCCGTTGTCGTCACCGTTCCCGTTCCCGTTGTCGCTACCGCCGCCGGTCTCGGTGTCGGACGCGCTCGGGACGGGGAGGTCGGACGGGCTCGCCGACTCGCTCGGGCTGGCCGACTCGCTGGGGCTCGCCGAGACGCTCGGGCTGGCCGAGGCGCTGGGGCTGGCTGACTCGGACGGGCTTGTCGACGCGGACGGGCTCGGCGAGCGGTCGCACTCCGAGGACTGGAACACGTTGGTGTCGAGGACGACGGAACCGTTGCGGGCCAGCAGCCGGCCGTCGATCGTGGCGCCGGTGTTCGCCGTGATCGAGGTCAGGGCCAGGACGGTGCCGACGAAGTCGGTCCCGACGCCGAGGGTGGCGGAGCTCCCGACCTGCCAGAAGACGTTGCAGGCGAGCGCCCCGTTGGTCAGGGCGACGCGGCTGTTCGTCGCGGTCGTCAGGGACGAGCCGATCTGGAAGATCCACACCGAGCTGGGGTCGCCCTGGCCGTCCAGGGTGACGGTGCCGGTGAGACCGGCCGACACGTTCGCCTTGTAGACGCCGGCCACGAGCGGGTCGCCGCCACCGAGCTCGTGGGGGTCGTCGTTGTAGACCTCGGTCGGAGCGCGTCTCGCTGCGTCGTTGTAGGCGATCGTCGTGGCCGCCTGAGCGGACTCGGCCTCGGCGTCAGCGGCGTGGATCTCACCCCCGACGAGGCCGGGCGGGAAGCCGGTGATCGCGCTGCCCGAGAAGACCCCGACGCTCCCGTCCAGCGTGCTCGGACCCGTGTTGACCACGGCCCGCCCGCCGACCACCGAGTAGCTTCCGGCGACGCCGAGGTCGACAGGGCTCTCCGCCGCGTACGCCCGCGGAGTCGCCGTCACGGCGGCAAGGCCGAGCAGGACGACCCCGGCCGCCAGGACGGCGGGGGCGGTGACGCGGGCGCGCGACGGACGGCGCGTGCGGGCAGGGCAGGACGGGGTGGCGCTGCGCATGGTGCCTCCGGGCTAGAGCCACCCCCGCGGCACCACGTCAGGTGGAGTCCCACCTCACGACGAAAAGGCCATGACGCCGGATCCTCTGACCGATCGATCTGGTCAGCGGCCCGCGACGGCCTGCTGCCAAGGTAGTGCACCTTTGCACTACCCGTGGCAACCCCGGGGACTGGCCTCGCCCGGCCGCCGCGCGACTCAGCCGATGTGCGGACGCAGCAGCGACTCGGTCGTCGCGCCCAGCCGGTCGGAGGCCGCGTTGGCCTGGTGCCAGTGCGGGTAGGTGAGCGGCTGCAGGCTGACCGCGTCGAGCTTCGCGACCTCGTCAGCGCTCAGCACGAGGTTCGCGGCCGCGAGGTTGTCGGTGAGCTGCTCCTCCGTCC
This is a stretch of genomic DNA from Microlunatus antarcticus. It encodes these proteins:
- a CDS encoding ice-binding family protein; this encodes MRSATPSCPARTRRPSRARVTAPAVLAAGVVLLGLAAVTATPRAYAAESPVDLGVAGSYSVVGGRAVVNTGPSTLDGSVGVFSGSAITGFPPGLVGGEIHAADAEAESAQAATTIAYNDAARRAPTEVYNDDPHELGGGDPLVAGVYKANVSAGLTGTVTLDGQGDPSSVWIFQIGSSLTTATNSRVALTNGALACNVFWQVGSSATLGVGTDFVGTVLALTSITANTGATIDGRLLARNGSVVLDTNVFQSSECDRSPSPSASTSPSESASPSASASPSVSASPSESASPSESASPSDLPVPSASDTETGGGSDNGNGNGDDNGNGNGDDNGSGNGSGNGDEDRPTATSTSRTGLAETGSGAGTTAAALAGVGLLLLGGVLLAVRRQAGGHGRHR